A genome region from Camelina sativa cultivar DH55 chromosome 10, Cs, whole genome shotgun sequence includes the following:
- the LOC104716902 gene encoding two-on-two hemoglobin-3 translates to MQSLQEKASVLSGVDEAEAFAIDESNLFEKLGLQTFINLSTNFYTRVYDDEEEWFRSIFSDSNKEDAIQNQYEFFVQRMGGPPLFSQRKGHPALIGRHRPFPVTHQAAERWLHHMQNALDDSLDIDQDSKIKMMKFFRHTAFFLVAGNELKTQDEKSKKHKHNCACKHAAAKPAEE, encoded by the exons ATGCAATCGCTGCAGGAGAAGGCATCGGTGTTGAGCGGCGTCGATGAGGCTGAGGCCTTCGCTATCGACGAATCCAATCTGTTCGAAAAGCTTGGTCTTCAGACCTTTATCAATCTCTCCACCAATTTCTACACCAG GGTAtatgatgacgaagaagaatgGTTTCGATCTATATTTTCTGACTCAAACAAAGAAGATGCCATCCAGAACCAGTATGAGTTCTTCGTCCAGCGTATGGGAGGCCCTCCTTTGTTTTCTCAGAGGAaag GTCATCCTGCTTTGATCGGACGTCACCGTCCATTTCCAGTGACCCATCAAGCTGCAGAGAGATGGCTACACCACATGCAAAACGCTCTCGACGATTCGCTTGACATCGACCAGGACTCTAAAATCAAAATGATGAAGTTCTTCAG GCACACTGCGTTCTTTCTTGTGGCTGGAAATGAGCTCAAGACTCAGGATGAGAAATCGAAGAAGCATAAGCACAATTGTGCGTGTAAACACGCAGCGGCAAAACCAGCAGAAGAATGA
- the LOC104716903 gene encoding uncharacterized protein LOC104716903: MATNSREARRRKILERGSDRLAFITGQINGVPPPSDSTSSLSHSLLQSFPDTIPSPHQIPQEEIAFTSPQENISDAAVVDNTDHIIHQSRAESVQPQRYAETLAEPSASDPRDARIQPTPTTSSAQIPSAIDLGASQAFIPLASFVNTIKPKHIGAAIDASEYLRMFSALGIALVVILSRLGFSSLVNIVSFRPVFLLILTDSTIVLGRVLLSHRGDSPSASETVMNGQGIAEQVSNALETVMMVKKIMDALLMDFSLYAVILICGLLVTQSIFP, translated from the exons ATGGCGACGAACAGCAGAGAAGCAAGGAGGCGGAAGATCTTAGAAAGAGGATCTGATCGTTTAGCTTTTATCACTGGTCAAATCAACGGCGTTCCTCCTCCTTCCGATTCTACTTCTTCCCTTTCCCACTCTCTTCTCCAATCCTTCCCGGACACGATTCCCTCGCCTCATCAGATTCCTCAAGAAGAAATcg CTTTCACAAGTCCACAGGAAAATATCTCCGATGCTGCGGTGGTTGATAATACAGATCATATCATCCATCAAAGCAGAGCAGAATCGGTCCAGCCTCAGAGGTATGCTGAAACATTAGCAGAACCCTCTGCTTCAGATCCTAGAGACGCAAGAATACAACCAACTCCTACAACTTCAAGTGCTCAAATTCCATCAGCCATAGATTTAGGTGCTTCTCAAGCATTTATTCCTCTGGCTAGTTTTGTGAACACCATCAAACCAAAGCACATTGGAGCGGCCATTGATGCGTCAGAATACCTACGGATGTTTTCAGCTCTTGGGATTGCACTTGTTGTCATACTATCTCGTCTCGGGTTCTCTTCCCTAGTCAACATAGTAAGCTTCAGGCCTGTTTTCTTGCTCATATTGACCGATTCCACAATTGTGCTTGGACGTGTTCTGCTGAGTCATCGTGGAGATTCGCCCTCAGCCTCAGAGACAGTAATGAACGGGCAGGGTATAGCAGAACAAGTGAGCAATGCTTTGGAGACGGTGATGATGGTTAAGAAGATAATGGACGCACTCCTTATGGATTTTAGCTTGTACGCTGTGATTCTCATATGTGGCCTCTTGGTTACCCAAAGCATCTTTCCTTAG
- the LOC104716900 gene encoding helicase and polymerase-containing protein TEBICHI has translation MDSDSSKSRIDQFFNSKKRKHSSPNLKSGRNEKNVKVTEERSPGDKGTLDNYLKASLDDKSTFNSGLQARQEAFTRKLDLEVSASSAGENVRPCVPKPVMPATSKGVEGCLNQNGSQDLHHEGVATTEAHATDGFLCASQKDKSELRDFATGFLSLYCSGMQSVIGSPPHQKACELKRQSSSPSPSKDIKISHKRRCDSQIIPSLDELVYPLGSKPESLASIADKRVKSVSDPTKKIPSNELIEIPMGLRKCTKAPESSAHLTECHTPGSAVKSCPVGTPKSGSGSSMFSPGDSFWNEAIQVADGLTIPFEQSGSVEAKNGSQHGTIISCSNKTDNCSEKFKRSLDIDESRVKDKEAIGFSKVVETHGRDFNKEASPLPVKNLELLFQDKKTNGGNQERCASFDQNNSTLGISRISESVFVDDKECLDIANNAQADNISIGRVYPESERNKVLLCEENHSERSVSMIGNLRKSVDSSESEESHTPSSSHRNKDGLNLSTWLPSEVCSVYNKKGISKLYPWQVECLQVDGVLQKRNLVYCASTSAGKSFVAEVLMLRRVITTGKMALLVLPYVSICAEKAEHLEVLLEPLGKHVRSYYGNQGGGTLPKGTSVAVCTIEKANSLINRLLEEGRLSELGIIVIDELHMVGDQHRGYLLELMLTKLRYAAGEGSSESSSGESSGNSSGKADPAHGLQIVGMSATMPNVGAVADWLQAALYQTEFRPVPLEEYIKVGSTIYNKKMEVVRTIPKVADMGGKDPDHIVELCNEVVQEGNSVLIFCSSRKGCESTARHISKFIKKVPVDVDGENSEFMDIRSAIDALRRSPSGVDPVLEETLPSGVAYHHAGLTVEEREIVETCYRKGLVRVLTATSTLAAGVNLPARRVIFRQPMIGRDFIDGTRYKQMSGRAGRTGIDTKGESVLICKPGELKRIMALLNETCPPLQSCLSEDKNGMTHAILEVVAGGIVQTAKDIHRYVRCTLLNSTKPFQDVVKSAQDSLRWLCHRKFLEWNEETKLYTATPLGRGSFGSSLCPEESLIVLDDLLRAREGLVMASDLHLVYLVTPINVGVEPNWELYYERFMELSPLEQSVGNRVGVVEPFLMRMAHGATVRTRNRSQDVKNNLRGEYDNRHGSTSMKMLSDEQMLRVCKRFFVALILSKLVQEASVTEVCEAFKVARGMVQALQENAGRFSSMVSVFCERLGWHDLEGLVAKFQNRVSFGVRAEIVELTSIPYIKGSRARALYKAGLRTSQAIAEASIPEIVKALFESSAWAAEGTGQRKIHLGLAKKIKNGARKIVLEKAEEARAAAFSAFKSLGLDVHELSKPLPSAPAMSPNGKQTTERDNSRGSVGPEGVRHVPGRLSIEGHMECETFDTDNHREKPRVVLGVSSEVNLTSHLPNLQPIGTTVGTNGPSAVGILSSDTSPIPVYDDREIKTEDNVDQHLTRNSHITLSNKDGTGEKGPITAGNISGGFDSFLELWESAGEFFFDIHYNKLQNLNSRISYEIHGIAICWNSSPVYYVNLNKDLPNLECVEKQKLIEEDAVVGKKEVFATHNMFDVIKSRWNRISKIMGNVSTRKFTWNLKVQIQVLKSPAISIQRCTRLNHAEGIRDLELVDGSWLMMPPLHISQTIDMSIVTWILWPDEERHSNPNIDKEVKKRLSPEAAEAANRSGRWRNQIRRVAHNGCCRRVAQTRALCSALWKILVSEELIEALTTTEMPLVNVLADMELWGIGVDIEGCLRARNILRDKLRSLEKKAFELAGMTFSLHNPADIANVLFGQLKLPIPENQSKGKLHPSTDKHCLDLLRNVHPVVPIIKEHRTLAKLLNCTLGSICSLAKLRLSTQRYTLHGRWLQTSTATGRVSIEEPNLQSVEHEVEFILDNHGKDVNSHADRYKINARDFFVPTQENWLLLTADYSQIELRLMAHFSRDSSLISQLSQPEGDVFTMIAAKWTGKAEGSVSPHDRDQTKRLIYGILYGMGANRLAEQLECSSDEAKEKIRSFKNSFPAVTSWLNETISFCQEKGYIQTLKGRRRFLSKINFGNAKEKSKAQRQAVNSMCQGSAADIIKIAMINIYSAIADDVGTAISSSSTESRFHMLKGRCRILLQVHDELVLEVDPLYVKEAAILLQTSMENAVSLLVPLHVKVKVGKTWGSLQPFQAD, from the exons ATGGACTCGGATTCCTCTAAATCGCGGATTGATCAG TTTTTTAATtcgaagaagaggaaacatTCGTCACCAAATTTGAAGTCTgggagaaatgagaaaaatgtgaAGGTGACAGAGGAAAGGTCTCCTGGAGACAAAGGCACTTTGGACAACTACTTGAAAGCCTCTCTGGATGACAAAAGCACTTTCAACAGTGGGTTGCAGGCAAGGCAGGAAGCGTTTACAAGAAAGTTGGATTTGGAGGTTTCTGCTTCGTCTGCTGGTGAAAATGTACGCCCCTGCGTGCCTAAACCTGTAATGCCTGCAACTTCTAAAGGAGTTGAAGGGTGTTTGAACCAGAACGGATCTCAAGATTTGCATCATGAAGGTGTTGCTACAACTGAAGCCCATGCAACAGATGGTTTCCTCTGTGCTAGCCAGAAAGATAAATCAGAACTGAGAGACTTTGCCACTGGTTTCTTGTCCTTGTATTGTAG TGGAATGCAGTCTGTTATTGGCTCACCTCCACATCAGAAGGCATGTGAACTGAAGCGTCAAAGCAGTTCACCATCACCATccaaagatattaaaatttctCACAAGAGGCGCTGTGATTCCCAAATTATACCATCACTAGATGAACTTGTATATCCTCTCGGGAGTAAGCCTGAATCACTCGCTAGTATTGCTGATAAAAGAGTTAAATCTGTTTCAGACCCTACAAAGAag ATTCCGAGCAATGAACTTATTGAAATTCCAATGGGCTTGAGGAAGTGTACTAAGGCACCAGAATCGTCTGCTCATTTAACTGAATGCCACACACCTGGATCAGCCGTTAAATCATGTCCTGTTGGAACCCCTAAGTCAGGAAGTGGTAGCTCAATGTTCTCACCTGGAGATTCTTTCTGGAATGAAGCAATTCAAGTTGCTGATGGTTTGACAATTCCATTTGAGCAATCTGGTTCCGTAGAAGCTAAAAATGGAAGTCAACATGGAACTATTATTTCATGCAGCAACAAAACAGATAATTGCAGTGAAAAGTTCAAGAGAAGTTTAGATATAGATGAAAGCAGAGTAAAGGATAAAGAAGCCATTGGTTTTTCAAAGGTCGTAGAGACGCATGGGAGAGATTTTAATAAAGAAGCATCTCCGCTTCCTGTCAAGAACCTTGAACTTTTGTTTCAGGATAAGAAAACAAACGGAGGTAACCAAGAGCGATGTGCTTCATTTGATCAGAATAACAGTACTCTAGGAATCAGCAGGATATCTGAAtctgtttttgttgatgataaAGAATGTCTTGATATTGCAAATAATGCTCAGGCAGATAATATATCGATAGGCAGGGTGTATCCAGAATCcgaaagaaacaaagttttgttGTGCGAGGAAAATCATAGTGAAAGATCTGTTTCTATGATTGGCAACTTAAGGAAATCAGTTGATTCTAGTGAATCTGAAGAAAGTCATACTCCTTCAAGCTCTCATCGTAATAAAGATGGTTTAAATCTTAGCACTTGGCTTCCCTCAGAAGTTTGCAGCGTTTACAATAAGAAAGGAATATCTAAACTCTATCCTTGGCAG GTCGAGTGTCTTCAGGTTGATGGTGTTTTGCAGAAAAGGAATTTGGTATATTGTGCTTCTACAAG TGCTGGTAAAAGTTTTGTTGCAGAAGTCTTGATGCTGCGACGGGTCATAACAACTGGAAAAATGGCATTGCTTGTGCTACCTTATGTATCCATTTGCGCCGAGaag GCAGAACACCTTGAGGTCCTTCTTGAACCACTTGGTAAGCATGTTCGTAGTTACTATGGAAATCAGGGTGGTGGAACACTTCCTAAGGGCACTTCTGTGGCTGTTTGCACGATTGAGAAGGCCAACTCTTTGATAAATCGCTTGCTTGAAGAGGGTCGTTTGTCAGAACTTGGCATAATAGTTATAGATGAGCTACATATG GTGGGTGACCAACATAGGGGTTATCTTTTGGAACTTATGTTGACGAAACTTCGTTATGCTGCTGGTGAAGGAAGTTCAGAATCAAGTAGTGGTGAGAGTTCAGGGAATAGCAGTGGCAAGGCTGATCCTGCTCATGGCCTACAAATTGTGGGTATGAGTGCTACAATGCCGAATGTTGGAGCAGTTGCTGACTGGCTTCAA GCAGCTTTATATCAAACAGAGTTTCGACCAGTTCCACTAGAGGAGTATATTAAGGTTGgtagcactatttacaataaaaagaTGGAAGTTGTGAGGACTATACCAAAAGTTGCTGATATGGGAGGAAAAGACCCAGACCATATAGTTGAGCTTTGTAACGAG GTTGTTCAAGAAGGCAATTCAGTGCTGATATTTTGTTCGAGTCGAAAAGGATGCGAATCAACTGCTAGGCATATTTCAAAGTTCATTAAAAAGGTTCCCGTAGACGTTGATGGTGAAAATAGTGAGTTTATGGATATCAGATCGGCTATTGATGCCCTGCGAAGGTCACCGTCTGGAGTAGATCCTGTACTAGAAGAAACTCTTCCCTCTGGGGTTGCCTATCACCATGCTGGTCTTACA gtagaagaaagagagatagttGAGACCTGTTACCGTAAGGGTCTCGTACGTGTCTTAACAGCTACATCCACTTTGGCGGCTGGGGTTAATCTGCCTGCAAGGAGGGTTATTTTTCGACAACCAATGATTGGCCGTGATTTTATTGATGGAACAAGGTACAAGCAAATGTCTGGTCGAGCTGGGCGGACTGGGATTGATACAAAAGGAGAAAGT GTGTTGATCTGCAAACCTGGAGAACTCAAGCGAATAATGGCACTTCTTAATGAAACCTGCCCACCATTGCAGTCTTGTTTATCTGAGGATAAAAATGGAATGACTCATGCAATTCTAGAAGTTGTGGCTGGTGGAATTGTTCAGACTGCCAAAGATATTCATCGCTATGTTAGATGTACACTTCTGAATTCTACAAAGCCCTTTCAAGATGTGGTCAAATCAGCTCAGGATTCTCTTCGGTGGCTGTGCCACAGGAAATTTCTTGAGTGGAATGAAGAGACAAAGTTATACACTGCAACACCCCTTGGACGTGGATCTTTTGGCAGTTCACTCTGCCCAGAGGAGTCACTT ATAGTGCTGGATGATCTTCTACGAGCACGTGAAGGACTAGTTATGGCTTCTGATTTACATTTGGTCTACTTAGTCACACCAATCAATGTTGGTGTTGAACCAAACTGGGAATTGTATTATGAACGGTTCATGGAATTGTCTCCTTTAGAGCAG TCTGTTGGCAATAGAGTTGGAGTGGTCGAACCTTTCCTGATGCGCATGGCACATGGTGCAACAGTTCGCACTCGAAACAGATCACAGGATGTAAAAAACAATTTGCGTGGAGAATATGACAATCGGCATGGTTCAACAAGCATGAAAATGCTTTCAGATGAACAAATGCTTCGAGTGTGCAAGCGATTTTTCGTTGCTCTCATCTTGTCAAAATTAGTTCAG GAAGCTTCTGTGACTGAGGTCTGTGAAGCGTTCAAAGTGGCTAGAGGCATGGTTCAAGCGCTACAGGAGAATGCTGGAAGGTTTTCTTCCATGGTTTCAGTGTTCTGTGAGAGGCTGGGATGGCATGATTTGGAAGGATTAGTTGCCAAGTTCCAGAACCGTGTTTCATTTGGTGTCAGGGCTGAGATTGTTGAACTTACTAGCATTCCATATATAAAG GGTTCAAGAGCTAGAGCGTTGTACAAAGCTGGCTTGCGTACATCTCAGGCGATAGCTGAAGCATCCATCCCTGAAATTGTCAAAGCTCTCTTTGAATCTTCAGCGTGGGCTGCAGAAG GTACAGGACAAAGAAAGATACACTTGGGATTAGCCAAGAAAATTAAGAACGGGGCACGCAAAATTGTTCTTGAGAAAGCAGAAGAGGCAAGGGCTGCTGCATTCTCTGCTTTTAAGTCACTTGGTTTGGATGTTCATGAGCTTTCAAAGCCCTTGCCTTCTGCTCCTGCTATGAGTCCCAATGGAAAACAAACTACTGAAAGAGACAATTCCAGAGGCTCTGTTGGTCCCGAAGGAGTACGACATGTTCCAGGAAGATTAAGCATAGAGGGGCACATGGAATGTGAAACCTTTGATACAGATAATCACAGAGAAAAGCCAAGGGTCGTATTAGGGGTTTCATCAGAAGTTAACTTGACCAGTCATCTTCCTAATCTTCAACCTATAGGAACTACAGTCGGCACTAATGGGCCTAGTGCTGTTGGTATTCTTTCCAGTGATACTTCCCCTATCCCTGTTTACGATGACAGAGAGATAAAAACTGAGGACAATGTTGATCAGCATTTGACTAGGAATTCGCATATTACTCTGAGTAATAAGGATGGTACAGGTGAAAAGGGTCCAATAACTGCAGGAAATATTAGTGGCGGATTTGATTCATTCCTGGAACTGTGGGAATCTGCTGGCGAGTTTTTCTTCGACATCCACTATAATAAACTACAAAATTTGAATTCCCGCATCTCTTATGAGATACATGGAATTGCTATCTGCTGGAACAGCTCCCCTGTATACTATGTCAATCTTAATAAGGATCTTCCCAACCTGGAATGTgtagaaaaacaaaagcttatCGAGGAGGATGCAGTTGTTGGCAAGAAGGAGGTTTTTGCCACCCACAACATGTTTGATGTTATAAAGTCTAGGTGGAACAGAATCAGTAAAATAATGGGGAATGTAAGTACGAGAAAGTTCACATGGAATTTAAAAGTCCAGATTCAGGTGCTTAAGAGTCCCGCCATTTCAATCCAAAGATGCACTCGCCTAAATCATGCGGAAGGGATCAGAGATCTTGAGTTGGTTGATGGATCTTGGTTAATGATGCCTCCGCTTCACATAAGCCAAACCATTGATATGAGCATTGTGACATGGATTCTTTGGCCAGATGAGGAAAGACACTCAAATCCAAATATAGATAAG GAAGTAAAGAAAAGACTATCCCCAGAGGCAGCTGAAGCTGCTAATCGCAGTGGCAGATGGAGGAATCAGATCCGAAGGGTTGCCCACAATGGTTGCTGCAGACGGGTTGCTCAAACAAGAGCCCTTTGTTCAGCTCTTTGGAAGATTCTTGTTTCTGAAGAACTTATTGAAGCACTGACAACCACTGAAATGCCGCTG GTTAATGTCCTTGCAGACATGGAACTGTGGGGTATAGGCGTCGATATAGAAGGATGCCTTAGAGCACGAAATATATTGCGGGATAAACTGCGGTCCCTTGAGAAGAAAGCATTTGAATTGGCTGGCATGACATTTTCATTGCACAACCCAGCTGATATTGCAAATGTGTTGTTTGGACAGTTGAAATTGCCCATACCGGAAAACCAATCTAAAGGGAAACTTCATCCAAGTACTGATAAGCATTGCTTGGATCTTTTAAG GAATGTGCATCCTGTTGTCCCAATTATCAAAGAACACCGCACTTTGGCAAAGCTCTTAAATTGTACACTTGGATCAATTTGTTCGCTTGCTAAACTACGCTTGAGCACGCAAAGGTACACTTTGCATGGCCGCTGGCTTCaaacatcaacagcaacagGGCGGGTTTCCATAGAGGAGCCTAATCTCCAA TCTGTTGAGCATGAAGTAGAGTTCATATTGGATAACCATGGAAAGGACGTAAATTCACATGCTGATCGTTACAAAATAAATGCACGTGACTTCTTTGTTCCTACTCAG GAAAATTGGTTACTCTTGACGGCAGATTATTCACAGATAGAGTTGCGACTTATGGCACACTTTTCTAGAGATTCCTCGTTGATTTCGCAGCTTAGTCAGCCAGAAGGTGATGTCTTTACAATGATAGCTGCAAAGTGGACTGGGAAAGCGGAAGGTTCTGTTAGTCCACATGATAGAGATCAGACCAAAAGATTGATCTATGGAATTCTTTATGGAATGGGTGCAAATAGGCTCGCAGAACAGCTTGAGTGCAGCTCAGATGAAGCCAAAGAGAAAATTAGAAGCTTTAAAAATTCTTTCCCTGCAGTCACCTCTTGGCTAAACGAAACCATTTCATTTTGCCAGGAAAAAGG ATACATTCAGACTCTCAAGGGAAGAAGGCGGTTCTTGTCGAAAATAAATTTTGGGAATGCGAAAGAGAAATCTAAGGCTCAAAGGCAAGCTGTAAATTCCATGTGCCAG GGATCTGCTGCTGATATAATCAAGATTGCGATGATAAACATCTATTCTGCAATTGCTGATGATGTTGGTACCGCAATATCTAGTTCTTCAACTGAAAGTAGGTTTCACATGTTAAAGGGGAGATGCCGAATTCTTCTACAA GTGCATGACGAACTTGTGCTGGAAGTTGATCCTTTGTATGTAAAAGAAGCTGCAATATTGCTACAAACCAGCATGGAAAATGCGGTTTCACTTCTCG TCCCTCTACATGTGAAAGTGAAGGTTGGGAAAACATGGGGATCCTTACAGCCGTTTCAGGCTGATTAA
- the LOC109126802 gene encoding putative defensin-like protein 231 — MKFVTWFIVSYVLIFLVLSACKEVGAKGLCSRIEDIDGNCDSHGEKECLKFMTDKYKKERHVSCTCTNLYMLHKTKRFCECKHHCSR; from the exons ATGAAATTTGTTACCTGGTTTATAGTTTCTTATGTTCTTATTTTTCTGGTTCTGAGCGCTTGTAAAG AAGTGGGAGCCAAAGGACTGTGTAGTAGAATAGAAGACATTGATGGAAATTGCGATTCCCACGGAGAGAAGGAGtgcttgaaatt CATGACGGataaatataagaaagaaagacatgtTAGCTGCACATGCACTAACCTTTACATGTTACATAAGACCAAACGCTTTTGCGAATGCAAACATCACTGCTCAAGATGA
- the LOC104716904 gene encoding probable E3 ubiquitin ligase SUD1, which produces MEISPAEDKLVGSGDDEAVPTEVSVIKNEALDICRICQSSEEPDNPLRHPCACRGSLKFVHSDCLFLWLNRRKRNHCEICKRRYSTVPIYSENAPEKLSCHEFLMGLLLRALRFMTWILPWV; this is translated from the exons ATGGAGATATCTCCGGCGGAAGACAAACTCGTCGGCTCCGGCGACGACGAAGCTGTTCCTACAGAAGTATCCGTCATAAAAAACGAAGCTTTAGACATTTGTCGGATTTGCCAATCATCAGAGGAACCAGATAATCCGTTGAGACATCCGTGCGCGTGTCGAGGCTCTCTCAAGTTTGTCCACTCAGATTGTCTTTTTCTCTGGCTCAATCGCCGTAAACGCAACCACTGCGAG ATTTGTAAGCGACGCTACTCAACTGTTCCGATTTATTCCGAGAACGCTCCAGAGAAACTATCATGCCACGAATTCTTAATGGGATTGCTACTGAGAGCATTACGTTTCATGACTTGGATTCTTCCTTGGGTCTAG
- the LOC104716899 gene encoding proline-rich receptor-like protein kinase PERK14: protein MLLSPSSSPAPANSPPATSSPPSDSLPDTSSPPAPPLSPISPPLSSPPPLPPPPPLLAPTASPPPLPIESPPLESPPSPPLASPPSPSLVSPPTPPLESSSPPSPQASAPSGSPPLPFLPAKPSLPPSPLPSEISPPGKTISPPPPSLPSDSTPPVNTAFPPPPSTPRRRARKPSLPPPTNSSPPKPFPSTPTLPETSVPPKPPLSTTPFPSSPKKSPATATLPFFGPTGSLTGTVVPPIGPVTEPKTSPRESLSPGPGTPQPLVPKSLPETTSYHRSSAGFLFGGVIVGALLLVLLGLLFVFYRATRNRNNDSSAPHQPKTPSKVQHHRGGNVGPNQTHVITMPPPINAAPPIYSSSGGHGTKENNAVSKNTTMPSGMFTYEELSKATSGFSEANLLGEGGFGYVHKGILKNGIEVAVKQLKIGSYQGEREFQAEVDTISRVHHKHLVSLVGYCVNGDKRLLVYEFVPKDTLEFHLHGNRGSVLEWELRLRIAVGAAKGLAYLHEDCSPTIIHRDIKAANILLDSKYEAKVSDFGLAKFFSDTNSSFTHISTRVVGTFGYMAPEYASSGKVTDKSDVYSFGVVLLELITGRPSIFAKDPTTNQSLVDWARPLLAKAISGENFDLVVDQRLEKNYDTTQMANMAACAAACIRQSAWLRPRMSQVVRALEGEVALRKVDETGTSRTYSSSENPNDITPRYGTSKRRFDTGSSDGYTSEYGINPSQSSSEQQHVSI, encoded by the exons ATGTtgctctctccttcttcctccccGGCTCCGGCTAATTCCCCGCCTGCCACGTCTTCACCTCCGTCAGATTCCTTACCTGACACGTCATCACCTCCAGCTCCTCCTTTGTCTCCTATTTCCCCGCCATTGAGCTCTCCTCCTCCGTTGCCTCCCCCACCGCCCCTCTTAGCTCCCACCGCTTCCCCACCGCCTCTTCCGATTGAATCTCCTCCGTTAGAATCTCCACCGTCTCCGCCGTTAGCATCTCCACCGTCTCCTTCATTAGTATCTCCACCGACTCCTCCATTAGAATCTTCATCACCACCGTCTCCTCAG GCCTCAGCTCCTTCCGGTTCACCGCCATTGCCCTTCCTTCCCGCCAAACCGTCTCTGCCGCCTTCTCCGCTTCCTTCCGAGATATCACCGCCGGGAAAAACCATTTCCCCGCCACCTCCTTCACTTCCCTCCGATTCAACCCCGCCGGTGAATACGGCTTTTCCTCCACCGCCGTCTACTCCTCGCCGCCGTGCCCGTAAGCCTTCGCTTCCTCCTCCCACCAATTCTTCCCCACCAAAACCTTTTCCGAGCACTCCGACTCTCCCGGAAACTTCTGTTCCACCTAAACCACCGCTCTCAACGACGCCATTCCCCTCTTCGCCGAAGAAGTCGCCGGCAACAGCAACTCTTCCTTTCTTTGGGCCTACTGGCTCACTAACGGGAACAGTAGTACCTCCAATTGGGCCGGTTACAGAGCCCAAGACAAGTCCCCGCGAATCACTATCTCCGGGACCGGGAACGCCACAGCCACTTGTACCGAAGAGTTTGCCTGAGACGACGTCGTATCACCGCTCATCCGCCGGATTTTTATTTGGCGGTGTAATCGTTGGAGCTCTCTTACTTGTTCTGTTAGGCCTTCTCTTTGTCTTTTACAGAGCTACCAGAAATAGAAATAACGACAGCTCTGCTCCTCATCAACCCAAAACTCCATCAAAAG TTCAACATCATCGAGGCGGTAATGTCGGTCCAAACCAGACGCATGTTATCACAATGCCACCTCCTATCAATGCTGCACCACCTATATATTCATCTAGTGGAGGTCATGGTACTAAGGAGAACAATGCTGTTTCAAAGAACACTACAATGCCATCTGGAATGTTCACCTACGAAGAACTTTCAAAAGCAACCAGTGGATTTTCAGAGGCGAATCTTTTGGGAGAAGGCGGTTTTGGTTATGTTCACAAAGGAATATTGAAAAACGGGATAGAAGTTGCGGTGAAGCAGCTGAAGATTGGGAGCTATCAAGGGGAAAGAGAGTTCCAAGCTGAGGTTGACACAATCAGTAGGGTTCATCATAAGCATCTCGTTTCGTTGGTTGGTTATTGCGTTAACGGAGATAAAAGACTCTTGGTTTACGAGTTTGTTCCTAAAGATACGTTGGAGTTCCACTTACATg gaaacagaggaagtgtGTTGGAGTGGGAACTGAGGCTCAGGATTGCTGTAGGAGCAGCAAAAGGATTAGCGTATCTTCATGAGGATT GCAGTCCAACTATAATTCACCGTGATATCAAAGCAGCTAATATCCTTCTAGATTCCAAATATGAGGCAAAG GTCTCTGACTTTGGACTAGCCAAGTTCTTTTCAGACACCAATTCATCATTCACTCATATCTCTACTCGAGTGGTAGGAACTTTCGG ATACATGGCTCCAGAATACGCGTCTAGTGGGAAAGTAACTGATAAGTCAGATGTATATTCATTTGGGGTCGTGCTTCTAGAACTCATCACTGGACGTCCATCAATTTTTGCCAAAGATCCTACCACAAACCAGAGTTTAGTTGATTGG GCCAGGCCTTTGCTTGCGAAAGCCATTTCTGGAGAAAATTTTGACCTTGTTGTAGACCAGAGGTTGGAGAAGAATTATGACACAACTCAGATGGCAAACATGGCTGCTTGTGCTGCTGCTTGCATACGCCAATCAGCTTGGCTTCGGCCCCGAATGAGCCAG GTAGTACGTGCTCTTGAAGGCGAGGTGGCCCTAAGAAAGGTCGACGAGACTGGGACTAGCAGGACGTATAGCTCTTCTGAAAACCCGAATGACATCACACCACGGTACGGAACAAGTAAGAGGAGATTCGACACAGGTTCAAGCGATGGTTACACTTCAGAATATGGAATCAACCCATCTCAGTCGAGCAGTGAACAACAACATGTGAGTATTTAG